Proteins encoded by one window of Branchiostoma floridae strain S238N-H82 chromosome 6, Bfl_VNyyK, whole genome shotgun sequence:
- the LOC118417859 gene encoding uncharacterized protein LOC118417859 — protein MVFLCKQDDEDVWEDLRTGRFEEDGSLDVRARKVAGRLLSLRLRTYATTIEEDEVRLKEVMSPCGRLAVCCGMERKRLLENGLKMLQHSSKVAIARGVLRKLFSDR, from the exons ATGGTGTTTCTGTGCAAGCAGGATGATGA AGACGTCTGGGAGGACCTGAGAACAGGCCGTTTTGAAGAGGACGGATCCTTGGACGTGCGCGCTCGGAAAGTAGCCGGTCGACTGCTGTCTCTACGGCTTCGAACATATGCCACTACCATAGAG GAAGACGAAGTGCGGTTAAAGGAAGTGATGTCACCCTGCGGGCGCCTCGCGGTGTGTTGTGGGATGGAGAGGAAGAGGCTGTTGGAAAATGGCTTGAAAATGCTGCAACACAGCTCCAAAGTGGCCATTGCTAGGGGCGTTCTCAGGAAATTATTCTCCGATCGATag
- the LOC118417858 gene encoding SET domain-containing protein 4-like encodes MMATKALKHEELMLVIPQRLLITMDAIMDSYIAPYIERADPRLTPTQALAVFLMCEKYRREKSFWRPYIDILPEEYSCPTFFTEDDFRLLPNSLRGKAKAKKYECHKEYKELAPFFKMLADLFPDQEDAFNFKDFKWAWSAIKTRALDVPIGRESCRHLRDAEDTPTPTMFPLVDSINHAAQAKIRHRYNEKSRCLESRTETVYRRHAEVMNSYGRADNDNLLLEFGFVVPGNPEDTVTFHLGKVSSGNYVICCPRQIWRGSVDQLIVRMT; translated from the exons ATGATGGCGACTAAGGCCTTAAAG CATGAAGAACTGATGTTGGTGATCCCTCAGAGACTACTCATCACTATGGACGCCATTATGGACTCCTACATCGCTCCGTATATTGAACG tGCGGATCCCCGACTAACCCCCACACAGGCCCTTGCAGTTTTCCTCATGTGTGAAAAATACAGGCGCGAAAAATCCTTCTGGCGTCCCTACATCGACATCCTGCCCGAGGAGTACTCGTGTCCGACGTTCTTCACCGAAGACGACTTCCGACTTTTGCCGAACTCCCTCCGAGGAAAGGCGAAGGCGAAGAAGTACGAATGTCACAAAGAGTACAAGGAGCTCGCACCGTTCTTCAAGATGCTCGCAGATCTGTTTCCTGATCAGGAGGATGCTTTCAACTTCAAAGACTTCAA GTGGGCGTGGTCAGCGATCAAGACGCGTGCCTTAGACGTGCCCATTGGACGGGAAAGTTGCCGCCATCTCCGGGACGCGGAggacacccccacccccaccatgTTCCCATTGGTCGACTCCATCAACCACGCAGCGCAAGCAAAG ATCAGGCACCGGTACAACGAGAAAAGCCGTTGCCTGGAGAGCCGCACGGAGACCGTGTACAGGAGACACGCCGAGGTCATGAACAGTTACGGGCGCGCCGACAACGACAATCTCCTGCTCGAGTTCGGCTTTGTCGTCCCTGGCAACCCCGAAGACACCGTGACGTTTCACCTGGGTAAAGTGTCGTCTGGAAATTACGTCATCTGCTGTCCTCGCCAAATATGGCGTGGCTCAGTTGATCAATTAATTGTGCGCATGACTTGA